AGGATGCAGCGGCCGGTGGTGGACTTGCCGCACCCCGACTCGCCCACGAGCCCGAGCGTCTCGCCCTTCAGGAGCGAGAAGCTCACGTCGTCGACCGCGTGCACCCGCGCGACTTCACGGGAGAAGAGGCCGCCGCGGATCGGGAAGTACTTCTTGAGGTTGCTGATCCGGAGGAGAGGCGTCTCAGCCATGGGTGGCCTCTAGTAGAGCCAGCAGGACACCTTGTGTCCCGGCTTGACTTCCTTGAGCACCGGATCCTTCTCGGTGCACACCGATTTGACGAACGGACAGCGCGGGGCGAACCGGCAGCCCGGCGCGATGTCACCCCGCAGCGTCGGCACCGTGCCCGGGATCGTCTCGAGGCGTCGGTGGGAGGTCGCGGCCAGGTCGATGCGCGGAATCGAGCGCAGCAGGCCCTGGGTGTAGGGGTGCAGCGGCTCCTTGAACAGATCGGCGACCGGCGCCTCCTCCGCGACCTTGGCCGCGTACATGACCACGACCCGCTGGGCGGTCTCCGCGATGACGCCCATGTCGTGGGTGATCAGCATGACCGCCATGCGCAGCTTCGACTTCAGCTCGTTGAGGAGGTCGAGGATCTGGGCCTGGATGGTCACGTCGAGCGCGGTGGTGGGCTCGTCGGCGATGAGCAGCTTCGGGTTGCAGGAGAGAGCCATCGCGATCATGATGCGCTGCCGCATGCCGCCCGACAGCTGGTGCGGGTACTCCTTCACGCGGCGCTCCGCGTTCGGGATGTGCACCAGCTTGAGCATGTCCACCGTCTTGGCCATCGCGTCGCGCCGGCCGAGCCCCTCGTGGAGGCGAATGGCCTCCGCGATCTGTTCCCCGCAGGTGAACACGGGATTGAGCGAGGTCATGGGCTCCTGGAAGATCATCGAGATCTCTTTGCCGCGGATCTTGCGCATCCGGTTGGCGGCCAGGGTGACGAGGTTGGTCCCGTCGTAGATGATCTCGCCCTCGACGATGCGGCCGGGCGGCTGCGGGATGAGCTTCATGATGCTGAGCGCGGTGACCGACTTGCCGCAGCCGGACTCTCCGACGACCCCGAGGGTCTCGCCCTTCTCGATGTAGAGGTCCACGCCGTCGACGGCCCGGACCACGCCCTCGTCGGTGAAGAAGTAGGTCTTGAGATTCTTGACATCCAGCAGGCGCTCGGCCATATGGTGCGGCCTCCTCTGGGGTGCGGGCGGCTACCAGGCCGCCGTGATCTCTCGGAAGGCCTCGAGGGCCCGCTCGATGTCGTTGCCGTCGACGTCCTTGTGGGTCACGCACCGGATGGTGGCGGGCCCGGTCTGGTGGATCTTCACCTTGCGGGCCAGGCAGCCCGTGACCAGCTCGGCGGCGCCCCCGTCCTTCTCGATCCGGAAGATGGCGATGTTGGTCTGCACGGTGGCCAGGTCGAGCCGGACGTGCGGCAGCCGACTCACGCCTTCGGCGAGCCGCCGGCAGTTGACGTGGTCCTCGGCGAGCCGATCCACCATGGACTCCAGCGCCACGATGCCCGCCGCGGCCAGCACGCCGACCTGCCGCATACCGCCGCCCAGCATCTTCCGCACCCGCCGCGCGCGCGTGATCAGCTCGCGCGAGCCGCACACCAGCGAGCCCACCGGCGCCCCGAGGCCCTTGGACAGGCAGAAGGTCAGGGAGTCGACCGGGCGCGCGAAGTCGGCGACCGGCCGCTCGAGGGCCACCGCGGCGTTGAAGATGCGCGCGCCGTCGAGGTGCACGGGAACGCCGGCGGCGTGCGCCGCCGCGGCCACCGCCTCGATCTGCTCGGGCGTGCAGCACGTGCCGCCGTGGCGGTTGTGGGTGTTCTCCAGGCACACGAGGCCGGTCATCGGGATGTGGATGTTGTTCGGCCGGATGTGCTCGCGCACCTG
This Candidatus Methylomirabilota bacterium DNA region includes the following protein-coding sequences:
- a CDS encoding ABC transporter ATP-binding protein, producing MAERLLDVKNLKTYFFTDEGVVRAVDGVDLYIEKGETLGVVGESGCGKSVTALSIMKLIPQPPGRIVEGEIIYDGTNLVTLAANRMRKIRGKEISMIFQEPMTSLNPVFTCGEQIAEAIRLHEGLGRRDAMAKTVDMLKLVHIPNAERRVKEYPHQLSGGMRQRIMIAMALSCNPKLLIADEPTTALDVTIQAQILDLLNELKSKLRMAVMLITHDMGVIAETAQRVVVMYAAKVAEEAPVADLFKEPLHPYTQGLLRSIPRIDLAATSHRRLETIPGTVPTLRGDIAPGCRFAPRCPFVKSVCTEKDPVLKEVKPGHKVSCWLY
- a CDS encoding GntG family PLP-dependent aldolase produces the protein MHDVVDLRSDTLTVPTQAMREAMARAEVGDDVWEEDPTVRRLEEMAARRTGKETALFVSSGTQGNLVSVLAQTRPGQEAVLDADSHIFNYEGAGAAVFGGVQTLPVKTQRGFLTPEQVREHIRPNNIHIPMTGLVCLENTHNRHGGTCCTPEQIEAVAAAAHAAGVPVHLDGARIFNAAVALERPVADFARPVDSLTFCLSKGLGAPVGSLVCGSRELITRARRVRKMLGGGMRQVGVLAAAGIVALESMVDRLAEDHVNCRRLAEGVSRLPHVRLDLATVQTNIAIFRIEKDGGAAELVTGCLARKVKIHQTGPATIRCVTHKDVDGNDIERALEAFREITAAW